The Chloroflexota bacterium DNA segment TGCCAGGGCATAGGCCCAAACAAGAGCCACAATCGCGAATGGGAGGAGCCGACGAACAACATCCCAGCCTATCCACCGCAGCGAGTCGCGCGCCGTACGGAAGGGAATAGCGGGCGTACGGTTCATAAGTCGTGAATCCGTAATCTAATCGAAGAGGCGGGGCTGATCTTTGTCAGCGGCTTCACCGGCGTCAAGCCCCAAGTGCTCGTATGCCGCGGAGAGCACCACTCGTCCACGTGGCGTTTTGGCCAGGAAGCCAAGTTGCATCAGATACGGTTCGTAGACATCCTCGATGGTCTGCGCTTCATCGCCAATTGCTGCCGCTAGAGTGTCGATACCGACCGGCCCGCCGCCAAACTTCTCGAGAATTGTCATGAGAATCGTCCGATCCACCGCGTCCAGCCCTAGTCCATCGATCTCCAGGCTTTCCAAGCAGTCTTCAGCCAGGGAGGAGGTGATACGTCCGTCGCCTTTCACCTGCGCCCAGTCTCGGATGCGACGCAGCAGTCGATTGGTTATGCGCGGCGTGCCGCGCGATCGCTGGGCGATTTCATTTATTCCTGCTTTGTCAATTACCACACCCAAGATTCCGGCTGAACGGTGGACGATTTTTCGCATGGCGTCAATGTCATAGTACTCCATGTGGAAGTGTGCACCGAAGCGGTCCCGCAGAGGGGAACTGACCAGGGCAAGCCGGGTGGTTGCTCCTATGAGCGTGAATTGGGGTAGCGAGAGACGTATACTGCGCGCCGCCATGCCTTTGCCCATGACAATATCTAAAGCAAAGTCCTCCATCGCCGGATAGAGTATCTCTTCCACGGCACGATGGAGGCGATGCACTTCGTCAATGAAGAGGATGTCATGCGAACGTACGTTAGAAAGGATTGCTGCCAGGTCTCCCGCACGCTCGATGGCCGGCCCGGCGGTGACTCTGATGTTGACGCCCATTTCGGTAGCCAACACGTTTGCAAACGTTGTCTTGCCCAGCCCAGGCGGGCCATGGAAAAGAGTATGATCAAGCGGCTCCTGCCGCTGTTTCGCGGCAGTGATGGCAATACGCAAGTGCTCCCGCACTTTTTCCTGGCCGATGCACTCTTCCAGGGAGCGCGGACGCAGCGACTGCGCAACTTGGAGGTCTTCCGGCTCCTCTTGCGGCGCAACGACGCGTGTGTCGGTCATGTGCTCATTCCTTGCAAATGAACTCGGATTCGCTCGCACTGTAAGTCGTGCACTTCAACGTCTGCGCTTGACCTCTCAAAGAGCTTGGTTCGATGGCATTGTAGGGTGCGAGAGGTACCTTGCCAATACTGATTTAGGCCCCAAGATGGCGCAGCGCGGCTCCAACACGCAATTCGACCGACGCGGCTGCTTGCACCTCCGGTTGCGCGAGCGCATGAGCGATCTCTGCGGTCGAGTATCCCAGCGCCGCCAGCGCATCGGCGGTTTCATCGGGGGCGCCTGTGGTTTCATGTGACGCCGCCAACTTCCCGCGTAGTTCAAGGACGATACGACTGGCGGTCCGCTTGCCTAGACCGCTCACGAGTGTGAGCTGCCGCAGGTCCTCGCTTTCAATCGCAGTTACAAATTGCTCAGGAGCGAACGTCGAGAGGATGGCTAGCGCGAGTCTCGGCCCCACACCGTTCACGGTCTGTACTTGGTCGAAGAGAGCTGCTTGCTGTTCTGAGGTAAAGCCAAAGAGTTCTAGCCGGTCGTCGCGAACAAGCAGCCTCGTCGCAAGCTTGACGGTACTGCCAACTGCGCCGAGTTCTTGCACAACGTTGGCAGGCACGACGACGCGCAAGCCAATGCCGCCGACTGTGTCAGAACCGCCGACCTGAATAGTTACGGACTCCAGGTCGCTGCTTACGAGTTCTCCCCGGATAAAGGCAATCATGTTTGTGCAAGGAGTTGCTGCGCGGAGCGCATGTGGGCGTGGCAGATTGCTACGGCAAGAGCGTCGGCTGCGTCGTCGGGTGTGGGAGGTTTCTGGAGTGCGAGCGCGATGGACACCATCGTTTGCACCTGGCGCTTGTCAGCCCTGCCATACCCCACGAGCGTTTGCTTGATCTGAAGCGGCGAATAGTCGCTGACGGGACAGCCGGCTTCGGCGGCGCGCAAGAGCACAACTCCCCTGGCTTCACCAACGGCAAAGGCGGTCGTTACGTTCTGATTGAAGAAGAGTCGCTCCACAGCAACCTCATCGGGTGCGGCGGATTCAATGACCTCTCCGAGCTGTCGATAGATTGAAAGGAGACGCTTGGGTTGGCTGTCTTTGGCAGGCGTCGTGATGCAACCAAATGTAACAAGGGAAGGTTGTGGCGAATCTTCGATAACGCCGTAGCCGAGACGGGCAGTGCCCGGATCGATGCCAAGGATGCGCATGAGGTCATCCTAACCTGATAACGCCGAATTCGTTGAGAACGCGACCA contains these protein-coding regions:
- the ruvA gene encoding Holliday junction branch migration protein RuvA — translated: MIAFIRGELVSSDLESVTIQVGGSDTVGGIGLRVVVPANVVQELGAVGSTVKLATRLLVRDDRLELFGFTSEQQAALFDQVQTVNGVGPRLALAILSTFAPEQFVTAIESEDLRQLTLVSGLGKRTASRIVLELRGKLAASHETTGAPDETADALAALGYSTAEIAHALAQPEVQAAASVELRVGAALRHLGA
- the ruvB gene encoding Holliday junction branch migration DNA helicase RuvB; translation: MTDTRVVAPQEEPEDLQVAQSLRPRSLEECIGQEKVREHLRIAITAAKQRQEPLDHTLFHGPPGLGKTTFANVLATEMGVNIRVTAGPAIERAGDLAAILSNVRSHDILFIDEVHRLHRAVEEILYPAMEDFALDIVMGKGMAARSIRLSLPQFTLIGATTRLALVSSPLRDRFGAHFHMEYYDIDAMRKIVHRSAGILGVVIDKAGINEIAQRSRGTPRITNRLLRRIRDWAQVKGDGRITSSLAEDCLESLEIDGLGLDAVDRTILMTILEKFGGGPVGIDTLAAAIGDEAQTIEDVYEPYLMQLGFLAKTPRGRVVLSAAYEHLGLDAGEAADKDQPRLFD
- the ruvC gene encoding crossover junction endodeoxyribonuclease RuvC; the encoded protein is MRILGIDPGTARLGYGVIEDSPQPSLVTFGCITTPAKDSQPKRLLSIYRQLGEVIESAAPDEVAVERLFFNQNVTTAFAVGEARGVVLLRAAEAGCPVSDYSPLQIKQTLVGYGRADKRQVQTMVSIALALQKPPTPDDAADALAVAICHAHMRSAQQLLAQT